A window of Opisthocomus hoazin isolate bOpiHoa1 chromosome 11, bOpiHoa1.hap1, whole genome shotgun sequence genomic DNA:
AAACTGAACATTTCCCAAATTTCCAACGGCTCCCTTCCCACTGTAGTACTGTCTCTACTCCTCCTCCTGGTCCCTGCAGCCAGCCTTGTTCGGAATCAAGTGTCtgtcaaaatatgaaaaaactTTTCCGAGTTATTTAAAAACACAGACCTATAGGCTCAGTAGCCCTCATGCTTCCCTTCATAGCATCTAAGATTCAGCTGATATCTGCAGCTGAGTGACAGCTGATAAACACTTGAAAGGGTATAGCAACAGTTCTTCCTCCAGTTGTCAGTGCTGTATCCTAGGGATGAGATGCTCATTAATCTTCACTGCAGTACCTATCCAGATACCGCAGCCAAAAAAAGCAGTCATTCTATGCACATTCAAATATCCTTCTCTCATCTAGTAACATAGAATGCTCTCCTCAACATTACCATCTTACTCTTCTAaggtaactttttttaaaaaataagttgtaTAGTATTTCTTGTTTTAGCATCTCAAGTTACACTTTCGGCAGATTCATGAAACTGAGAAAAATGAGTGAACTCAGATGATCATTACAGGGGTTTGAATTTCTTGCGCAGAAAACTGTCAACTGTAAGTTATTTCtagaaaagttttttaaaatgacagtgaACTGTTTACTAATATCAACATGAAAATTTTAACACTTTCTTGCTTCTAACAGCTGCAAGAGAAACAAGTATGTGCAAAAGACTTTCATATGAACTCAGTGATCCCAAACATCTCAGCATGTTCAGCATCATAAATTCAGCTGTAGCCACAGTAAGATAGAGAATACAATAGTGAAACTTCCATTCACAGGAATTTCATAAAGGATGAAATTCATAAACAGAACCAATCATAATTCGTTGGGTGGTTCTGCACAGCAAAACAGTACATGGCAGTATAATTCTTACATCAAAATTTCCTTGCTTTCAGCTACATTTAGATGGTGCTTAAATAATCACAACAAAGAAATGTATCTTAGTTGCACTGCATTTGAGTGCAACCTTTAGATTATCACTTAATAAAATAGATCATTTAAATTTCACGTTTATACTGACAATGATGATTATGATTTAGATGAGGAAGGATAGAGATCTCTGCTAGACATTAGCTAGCTGGAGTACGTTCCTTGGTCTTCTGCTTCTGGCTCAGGAGGATACAGTTCATCCAAAATAAGTTCtgcaataacaataaaaaaaaaagttttagagtCACTTTTCTACTTGATATAGTATAATTATAGCTGGTAtctgtttgcattttaaattacaaatttCTCCTCTTTAATGACTTTTTGGGCATTAAAGGAGAACTAACTTGGAGAGTGGATTATATTTAGCTATTAGTGGAAAAGCAGTAATAGACACACAACTCATTCTGGCtacttcagtttaaagccttttttttttttttaactaatttgAAAAAGCCACTAGAACAAAAGCAtagtattttgtgttttaaaggaaGAACCTGAATGCTAACAACAGCTTTGTAAGCACAGGTGTGCATCACCATCCCCAACATCCCAAGGTGTTACACTGTTCTGGTCCATTCCCAAGCATAACTAGACACGGTGTTAGGCAAAGTTCTAGAAAACCTCAGGACGCTCTGAGCAGCTAAAGCTGAACCAAGACATGGCACACTGTTTAGCATCTCCAGAAAACTCACTGTAGCTAATAGTGGCATGCTTGCATGACTTGCCCTACCAATGCAATATGTGCACCAACAATGAAGGATTTATCACTCCGGCTCTGAGTAAGTCCAGATGCCTTGCCTGGTATCTTGTAGCAAACCACATACTGACCTAAGAGCACAATCCTCACATCAGCTCTACAACATGCACATAAATAATGCCATGTGTGAACAAAGAAATGGCATCCAGGAACAAGGAGGAGAGGCAATTTCACAACATTAGCGCTCTCTAGGAAATGGACACCACAAGTGTGCAAAGAAAGGGGCAAGTCCTAACGGACATAGCCTAGAGAAGCTTTTGGGATAATGGAGGAAGACTGAGGGTagaagagggaagaggaagaagaaagcattGTTAAGGATGCAGGGGAAAAATACCCACAATTGCAGAGAAAGAAGGTGTAATGCTGGTTGGAgacttacaatttttttttttttcaataaggtAACATATAGTGCAGATTGTTCTACTAAAGAGAGCTGGAGTATAGGATTTTGTTTGATCAGACAGTAGGGGCATATTTCTATGGAGAGAAGAACAagataaaactgaaaaagaatagTAGAGTAGAGATTCCCTGAAGCTTGGGAAGCACTAGACTGTGGTATGGACAGCCTTCAGAGGTGTGAGCAACAACCATCCGTGGTGTTTGGCACATGGTACTTCTTAAATGAGGAAAGAGACAGAAGTGGAATTTCTATTTCTACAGCATGGAAAAAAGCCAGCGTTACCATTTGACTCGATTTTACCTTCGCAGGCACTCAATTTTTGAGTCTTTTTGAGAATGGCTCGTATGCTTGGCATGGCTTGGTCATATTGATGGAGAACTTCCAAACAGTGTTCATGAAACAGTTTATCTTTCTGAGACAGGCCGTGTAACAGTAAAACAGCATCCCGTAAAAACTGAATAATTTGTTCCTTATATGCACACAAGCTGTTCTCAGATCTTCTAATCTTCATCCACTGTCTATGTAACATTATAATTAGTGCCTTAACcacctgcaagaaaaaaaatgtgcctcAATAGACGAAGTAAACTTACAGTAGTGGAAAACTTATTTCCTTAAAAACTTTACTGATTAATCTTGTCAAGTTTCCAAATCTCAGAATATTTTCTACCAAGCAAAAGCAAACTTCCTAGAAGGTGGCATCCTTCAAAGTACAGTACACTTCTGTTTCAttgtagctaaaaaaaaaaaagggcaaaaagctaTTTCAGCATTGGGTACCTTTTAAGTTCTCAGCAGATTAAATTCAGCCACTGTAGTGACGTACCTCGAGGTTACACTGGCAGTCTGTACCAGGTAATAGAGCTGCTGGACTGGGACACCGTATACACCGTGTCAGGAGTCTGACTGTCTATTAACAAAAACACGCAGATTGCATTACAGTGAGTACTAGCGTTCTGCAGAATTATCAAACAACTAAGCTGCAAATACAGGGAGGTAGAAATGATATTTCATTACTAGTTTCAAACATTCATGTTTTGTTCTTGACAGTTGGTCTTTTTTACCCCCAAAAAATGTTGAAAGTTTTTCCCCTGTAAAACTTTACAGACATAGAATTTGCCTTGCACAGAAACCTTTTCAACTTTCTGATGAGAAAGGCTAAGGAGGTGCGCAGTGGGCCTTAATTCACTGCATACCAATAGTATGGTTACACTTAATATAACAATGTAGGTAGGATAATGAAAATGGTTCAAAATTCTTTCAAATGAGAGCAGAAGTGGAACAAATAGAACCTCAAACAAGTCACTACTATCAATACAAACAATGAAATTAagttcaaaagctttttttcctgtatataaTCATGACTATTATACAGCAAGCTAGCATTTCCACCGAATACAATGAATATAATCCTAAATCGCTAGACTGCCTTTTATGTGCAATAACTCAAAGATACAGTTCAGAAGTAATGAATACAATCAAAATCATAGATCTTGCTTCCTTTTACTCCTCTGTCGATTTAGAAGCAAAACAAAGCTTAGTGTTGAACATTGCCGCCATCCTAGGatctttcttgctttttcagtGACTTAACTATGACGATTATGACTGATGTTCTTTATAAGAATAGCTACTGATTCCTTTTCAAGCAGCTAGTCTTAAAAATCAGCGTAATCCCCATACTTTCAGTGTTCTATTTCAGCTGGAGAAAGAACTTGTTTGTGGACAATTTGTGCGTTGCCCTGCTCCTCCCACTTCCCCAGCTGGATAGAGCAGGAAAAAGCACATGAACGAACAGCTGTGGTTACCTCTTGTTCCAGCTGAAGCCAAAGCGTTTCAGATGCTGATTTATCTGGTCTTGATGTAATATACATGTACAGTGCAAGAAGAAGGCAGGTGTCTGAAACAGAGATAACTTTGTTCTTTTCCCAACTAGTCAGTTGTTTATGACAAAAATTGTGTTGTACAAGAAAACACTTCCGAGAACGTGTAGAGTGCTATCCTGGGACCCACGACACAGGCTGAGCTTGCTGCTTTACTTCAGACATCTCAAGCAGAACTGAAGAAACTAGTACCCTTAAACTTTATATATGCATCCTACTGCCCTATTTCATTTGTAGGGAACTGGACAAAGACTATTTGTCATGCAGAGTACTGGAATCCCTAAACTCAGTGTCACGAGTGCAGATAAATTAAGCTTCAGAACTTCTCAAAAGCCCTTTTTTCCTCATCAACCTTTAATATAATACACACTAATCTGGAAAGTAGTTATAAAAATCCACATGGGTATCAAAAGCACTGTATGTAGACAGATGCCACAAGACTAAATATTCTTCAAACAATAATGGAAACTGCACCAGAAAGCAAGTTTTCAGGTAACATAGCAGGCTTTTTCCCTTTTGTGGTTTTAACACCTTGGAGCAAGGCCTGTTTGCATTACTTTTAGTCATGCTAACTAACATTCAACTGATAACAGTTCTCTGTGTTATGCAGTCTTTTACCTGAATGAGAACAAAGTTGGGCAACCAACGTGTTGTGTTGAGCAAGAATAGACAACAGTCTCACGGTCAAAAGGACAGCAGGCAAAGGGGTCTCTGGACACAGACAACAGAGCAGCATCTGGCTACTCAGTACGTGCtgaaaacttcagaagaaaaatccgACTTAGAAACAGGAAATGCACTGATAAGTTGAAAATAGACTATTTCTTGTACGCAGCACCATAATTTGTGCCTTTTTAGCCATTCAGAACTTACCCAATCTCAACTTACATGCCATAAATAAAAAGTATAATGAAAAACATATTGTTACATTGGGCAGTCGGTCTGCAATTCATACTATGGTTGTGTATATTAGACCATTGGCAGGAGAAACGTCTCACTTTTGAGTGGCATTTCACCTACCAGGATGAGACCCTGTGCACTCCTTATGCATCTCCCAGAAAtcgcaaaaaacccaaaatgaatgTTGTAAATATTCTGACCAACTGCATATGGCCTTAagaagttttctcactttcaagtGACATCTATGCAATGAGGCAACAGCATCTGCTTCATATAAATATTATAAGCAAATCTTGTCACTGATTGAGGGTGATTATCACATTCAGTAGCAGTGAAGGCAGTAGAAAGATCTTCAATTGCTTCTCAAAGGTGATCTGAGAAATCTGATATTCTCCCATACATGCCAGAACTTCTACTGTCATCTGCACACACTAGTTTCAACAGAGAATGAAAACTGCTAAACAACAgagtctgaaataatttaaagctGTTACTGACTTACTTAATTAGCAAGTCCATTGTTGAATGTTCAGCTAATTTCACCAAAACTTTTAGGCTTTGGTTCAGTATACTATCAGCCTGGGAGCCTCTTGCAGCAGAAAAAGCTAAAACCTGAAGCagctttttaaacaaagaatGTTGAGCTTGATCATTACTGGGAGCATCCTGTGGAGCTACAGGCAGCCCTCCTTGTGTCCTGGTATCTTCTTTGTTACCGCACTGATTATCACACAACACATTTTTGTCCATCTTGGAAACCTGGTCATCTGCAACAGCAGAACGCTTTCCCACTTCAGTAGACAGCAACGTGTGGACAACATCCCAGCTATAAAATGCCAAATAATAAAGAATACCCAGTGATATAATTGTAGTTTCTTCAATAGACAACCTGAAGTCCTCCTTACTTGCCACCATATTTGTGTTGGTTCTGGATGAAACAGCTGAATGGTTTGCACAAGAATTATTTACTGGCTTGTCTACCAGTTGTATCGCCTGACAGTATGCACCAATATGGTGTTCTACCAAGGGCAAGAGATGCACGGCGCCTCGGATCTTGCAGCGTGTGAGGTGCGAGAACTCTCTCCGGCTTTCTCTTGGGCTTTCTTCAGATAATCCTTCATCCATAGCAATCAAGTTCAATCCTGTTATTGCAAGTTTTTGAGCTTCTCGCAGGGATACAAGAGGACAAATTTCTTCTTgagctgtcctgctgctgggtaGTTGTGTGGACTTCCtatgcaaataaaattaaaagaaggGAAATATTTCAAAAGGCAAACAACTTAGTTGAAATCTGAGTTATCTATATTCTGAATCAAGTAATAGAAAGGCTGGAGTAATAAGAGAAGCCTGTTCCCAAAATAAATCATaaactgggggagaaaaaaagatcctACTCCTATCAAGGAGTATGAAAGAGCAATTTCAAAGCGTTCCTAGGTCTTGTGAAAGTACTCAGAGCTCACAGCTGAGTAACTTCAGCAGCTCACTATAAGCCATTGTCTGAAACCAGATTTCAAACATTGGCTTTCTGATTTCAGGCTTCTGATAACCTGTCATACATTCTTGTCTTCCTCTGATGTTACTTGGCAACTTCTGGGAAGAACGAGCATCTGTATATTACTGATCTGTAATATGTAGGGGGCCTTTAAAAGActacaacaacaataaaaaattatcttcttGGCCAGAGATGAGAGAGAGTTCAGCTATTAACTAGTCGAACCACAGCTACAAAGGCCAAACCCACCAAATCTGCTTGCATAAATGGCAAGGGCAATGAGACACCAGCCTTGCTATGAACCCACAAAACACAAGAGTTAttcataaaataacagaaaagtaaAGGTATTTCAGGAGCTGCAGACTAATTCTCTACAGTGAAAAGTGATTATAATTTATATCCAATATtcatatttaaaatgctttatggGTCACTATAAATATATCTTGGAAAATTGCACATAAATTGTACATTAAAAATAGAACATAGTTTAGACTTTGAAGATATAAAGCCTACTGTTCTTTCGATCacattttcaacattttcttccCATTTAACTCGTGATCATGTTTATATGTTTTCCTCATTGCAATGCAAGTTTTATGTCCTTAAGTGGGTAACAACAGAAGCTGCTAACAGTCACTCCCAGGTTTTACAACACATGTTTCTGTGCCTTCCCCTAATACATAATTAACCTAGCTTATTTCTCAGTGTTGTTCCACTGTTTATCTATGATAATCAAAGATACAGAATGAAGTTCCAAAATTTCCATTAAATGGCCTAAGCAAAACAGCGTTTAACACAAGGAATGAGCTATCCTACATGAATAAGCATTTCTTAGTATAGAGAATGCCACTATACTAAGAACATGTCAGATACagtttaacaacaacaaaaaaaacccttacgTATCCAAATAGTTAGGCTGCAATACAGCTCCAGGTAGAGGCTCAGAGTTACTGCTAAGCAGATGGCAGAGTCCTAGTAATGACCCAGGGACAAGCGGCTGCTTCATCAGTGCATTTAGCAAGATAGAACCTGAAAGGATACATAATTGTCTTTGGAGTAGCTTTACATCAACTACAACatcgacaacaacaacaaaaaaaatcagtatttcaaaaGATTAGCCTTATTTATAGTGCTCtcaatcaaaataattttttcattacAAATCTTCCTCTACAAGAGAAcgattttcagaaaaattaatttaagataTGATTTAAATATTAACCAAATTAGATATTTTAATTGCAATCTGATATTAGCAAAGAATCTCAGGCCAAATGATCGTATATCCCAACTATCTTGATGACTTGCCCTCCATGTTCCAGTCCAGACATTAAAATTATGTGATGCAATTCTGTTCTGAATTGGAAATAAAGTAGTACCCTGAAGACTTCCTGGTTTTGACTGTTGTAAATGTTGCTCTATTATTTTtaccttcataaaaaaaaaaatagtagtacatttttcctgattttacATGTTTGCAATAAAAAGCATAACATATTAATACGGAGAATGCCAGCCTTGTGGTCAGATGCCTCTTGATCCATATCCTTCCATAAAGCAAAACTCAGGCAAGCTTTTCTCTTAAATAGAATGACAGTGTATGAATATTGATAGGATAGAAGATAATAATATAATCTGAAATGCTCTACTGCAAAAATCACAAGATTCCAAGCAAAAGGAGACTAGCTGAACATCACTGTTGCATGCAGTGGCACTGTGGGTAGCAGGCTCCTCAGCATGACACTGCTTAGAGCAAAGGCATCCAAGCTGCTCCTCAGAAATGCTCCCTACTTCTGTATTAACGGAATTCGGTTACCTTGTGTGTTTCCTTTACGTACAGACTTGTAGGAACCGTTCTTTCCCAGTGCTTCATGCTTCACAGATGGAACTTCAGGATGGGTTATCTTACTGTCTAAACCAAACAGTAATTATGAGGCTAATAGGAGAACTGCATTGCTTATATATCCGTACCTACCCTTTACACACATTCAGTTAGCCATAGCTCTTACCCAGTAGGTAAACAGACAGTAGCCCAGTAAAAAACATTTGTCCTGTATAACTCAAATATGTCAAACAACAGTTAAGAGCTGTGATGTAAGTAGAATTGCTCCCCCAAATAAATCAGAAAGTGACTAAAGTTTCACCTTTACTGTCAGATTATTTCACAGACTGCTCTGTGCTATTGCTCTCAACTTTTCTTTTAGATAAAATCAATACCTTAAGTTGAATTCCCACTACTAGCAGATTTACATGACTACGTCAGTTAAAAATCAAcataaaattcttaaaaaaaaattgagcatTTCATAATCTTTCAATCACCTATATGTCACAATTACTAGCCAAGCTGGAGCCAAAAGCCTTGCAGGGTTCAGAAGACAAATAATCAAGTGTGTTTTTCAAACAAATAGGCATATTGAATATTGGTACCATAACAGACAGTTAGCAGGCTGAAACAATAGCAATACTAATGCTTCAAGgctactgtatttttctttttgatgggAGTTCATACGGCCCATGCAGTTTCAGACTGAATACTATTAACTGACAGTAACAGCTCAGATTTTTCATGACTCTTCCTGTAAAGATTAGTTGATACccaaattttttccatttattatttCCTATTGGAAACATGGCAGTCGGCTGCCATAAAAaaacactggttttgtttcgtatTATAGCAATCTTCAAATATATGCGCATATTCATTTCCTAAGCTTTACTCAACGAATTTCAGGATACAATTTTGTCAGAATTACTGCCCTACACATAAAAGAGGAAATGAGTATGCTGTTTCAGTTGCTTCTTTCAATATGGCTAAATATGtaccctttaaaataaaatcccccAAAACGTCAGCTTTAAAGCCAAAACCACATGAATACAAAAAATGCATCATCTGACTAGCAGACCGATTCAAGAAATAGGCAAATTGTTTCCTGTTCTACTTTATTCAGTGAGAAAGGCAGACTAACAATTT
This region includes:
- the ATRIP gene encoding ATR-interacting protein isoform X2, with the protein product MAAQPPLGPRKRSGPELLRGAGWAGAAAPGGGGALENGFPPHKRPKSSGAAGPGEGPGDPFGDSDDFTADDLEEIDILASQALSREAAGARRAGLPKHAWAASGAPRGQRRAAGGGTEDSLTREAFRFEVLQTQHDEIKQKLKEMQDEILTKNGEIKILRESMQQMECAMEEQKRSYMLLEQQKSQTLSEKEKEFSKKLLSLQSELQFKDAEMNELRTRLQNCERNKHVTQTVLMPSPKKNFAVQVKSEGCSSQPGKRSFPTKESFSAEMSTRPSCSSGNLIAPTASIKDDSKITHPEVPSVKHEALGKNGSYKSVRKGNTQGSILLNALMKQPLVPGSLLGLCHLLSSNSEPLPGAVLQPNYLDTKSTQLPSSRTAQEEICPLVSLREAQKLAITGLNLIAMDEGLSEESPRESRREFSHLTRCKIRGAVHLLPLVEHHIGAYCQAIQLVDKPVNNSCANHSAVSSRTNTNMVASKEDFRLSIEETTIISLGILYYLAFYSWDVVHTLLSTEVGKRSAVADDQVSKMDKNVLCDNQCGNKEDTRTQGGLPVAPQDAPSNDQAQHSLFKKLLQVLAFSAARGSQADSILNQSLKVLVKLAEHSTMDLLINFQHVLSSQMLLCCLCPETPLPAVLLTVRLLSILAQHNTLVAQLCSHSDTCLLLALYMYITSRPDKSASETLWLQLEQETVRLLTRCIRCPSPAALLPGTDCQCNLEVRHYSG
- the ATRIP gene encoding ATR-interacting protein isoform X1 is translated as MAAQPPLGPRKRSGPELLRGAGWAGAAAPGGGGALENGFPPHKRPKSSGAAGPGEGPGDPFGDSDDFTADDLEEIDILASQALSREAAGARRAGLPKHAWAASGAPRGQRRAAGGGTEDSLTREAFRFEVLQTQHDEIKQKLKEMQDEILTKNGEIKILRESMQQMECAMEEQKRSYMLLEQQKSQTLSEKEKEFSKKLLSLQSELQFKDAEMNELRTRLQNCERNKHVTQTVLMPSPKKNFAVQVKSEGCSSQPGKRSFPTKESFSAEMSTRPSCSSGNLIAPTASIKDDSKITHPEVPSVKHEALGKNGSYKSVRKGNTQGSILLNALMKQPLVPGSLLGLCHLLSSNSEPLPGAVLQPNYLDTKSTQLPSSRTAQEEICPLVSLREAQKLAITGLNLIAMDEGLSEESPRESRREFSHLTRCKIRGAVHLLPLVEHHIGAYCQAIQLVDKPVNNSCANHSAVSSRTNTNMVASKEDFRLSIEETTIISLGILYYLAFYSWDVVHTLLSTEVGKRSAVADDQVSKMDKNVLCDNQCGNKEDTRTQGGLPVAPQDAPSNDQAQHSLFKKLLQVLAFSAARGSQADSILNQSLKVLVKLAEHSTMDLLINFQHVLSSQMLLCCLCPETPLPAVLLTVRLLSILAQHNTLVAQLCSHSDTCLLLALYMYITSRPDKSASETLWLQLEQETVRLLTRCIRCPSPAALLPGTDCQCNLEVVKALIIMLHRQWMKIRRSENSLCAYKEQIIQFLRDAVLLLHGLSQKDKLFHEHCLEVLHQYDQAMPSIRAILKKTQKLSACEELILDELYPPEPEAEDQGTYSS